The Triticum aestivum cultivar Chinese Spring chromosome 5A, IWGSC CS RefSeq v2.1, whole genome shotgun sequence genomic sequence ataataccgatcgtcaccgaactttaagcgtgcggaccctacaggttcgagaactatgtagacatgaccgagacacatctccggtcaataaccaatagcggaacctagatgttcatattggctccaacatattctacgaagatctttatcagtcaaaccgcataacaacatacgttgttccctttgtaatcggtatgttacttgcccgagattcgatcgtcggtatctcaatacctagttcaatctcattaccggcaagtctctttactcgttctgtaatgcatcatactacaactaactcattagttacaatgcttgcaaggcttatagtgatgtgcattaccgagtgggcccagagatacctctccgacaatcagagtgacaaatcctaatcttgatctatgtcaactcaacaagtaccatcagagacacctgtagagcacctttataatcacccagttacatggTGACATTTggtagcgggaggaggaggagtcctcctcctagtaggagtagggatccccactttcctactcctactaggagggggaaaggaagggggagagggagaaggaaaggccccccccctctcctagtccaattcggaccagaggggaaggGGCGCGCAGACTGCCCTAggccatccctctctctctccactaaggcccataaggcccattatttctccggggggggggggggttccggtaacccttccgcactccagttttctccgaaatcactcggaacacttccggtgtccgaatatagttgtccaatatatcgatctttacgtcgcgaccatttcgagactcctcgtcatgtccatgatcatatccgggactccgaactaccttcgacacatgaaaacacaaaaactcataataccgatcgtcaccgaactttaagcgtgaggaccctataggttcgagaactatgtagacatgaccgagaaacatctccggtcaataaccaatagcggaacctagatgttcatattggctcccacatattctacgaagatctttatcagtcaaaccgcataacaacatatgttgttccctttgtcatcggtatgttacttgcccgagattcgatcgtcggtatctcaatacctagttcaatctcattaccggcaagtctctttactcattttgtaatgcatcatactacaactaactcattagttacaatgcttgcaaggcttatagtgatgtgcattaccgagtgggcccagagatacctctccgacaatcggagtgacaaatcctaatcttgatctatgtcaactcaacaagtaccatcagagacacctgtagagcacctttataatcacccagttacgtggtgacgtttggtagcacacaaagtgttcctccggtaattgggagttacataatctcatagtcataggaacatgtataagtcatgaagaaagcaatagcagtaaactaaaatggtcaagtgctaagctgacgaaatgggtcaagtcaatcacatcattctcctaatgatgtgatcccgtttatcaaatgacaactcatgtctatggttaggaaacataaccatctttgatcaacgagctagtcaagtagtggcatactagtgacaatctgtttgtctatgtattcacacatgtatcatgtttccggttaatacaattctagcatgaataataaacatttatcatgatatgaggaaataaataataactttattattgcctctagggcatatttccttcaaaaatcatcgtatcaagaaaataaagtttctataatctgatcgtgaaggagaatatttgagttacgagtttggtctacatttgaaacaatgcggaatagtttcgcaaatcatgccacccgaaacaccacagcgtaatggtgtatccgaacgtcataatcgtactttactggatatggtgcgatctatgatgtctcttactgatttaccgttatcattttggggttatgctttagagacagctgcattcacgttaaatagggcaccatcaaaatccgttgagacgacgccttatgaactgtggtttggcaagaaaccaaagttgtcgtttcttaaagtttggggctgctatgcttatgtgaaaaagcttcaacctgataagctcgaacccaaatcggagaaatgtgtcttcataggatacccaaaggagactgttgggtacatcttctttcacagatccgaaggcaagccattcgttgctaagaatggatcctttctagagaaggagtttctctcgaaagaagtgagtgggaggaaagtagaacttgatgaggtaactatacctgctcccttattggaaagtagttcatcacagaaactggttcttgtgacacctacaccaattagcgaggaagctaatgataatgatcatgaaactttagatcaagttactaccgaacctcgtagctcaactagagtaagatccgcaccaaagtggtacggtaatcatgttctggaagtcatgttacttgactatcatgaacctacaaactatgaagaagtgatggtgagcccaaattccacaaaatggcttgaggccatgaaatctgagatgggatccatgtatgagaacaaagtgcggactttggttgacttgcctgatgatcggcaagccatcgagaataaatggatcttcaataagaagactgacgctgacggtaatgttactgtctacaaagctcgaattgttgcgaaaggttttagacaagttcaaggagttgactacgatgagactttctcacccgtagcgatgcttaagtctgtccgaataatgttagcaattgctgcattttatgattatgaaatttggcaaatggatgtcaaaactacattcctgaatggatttctggaagaagagttgtatatgatgcaaccagaaggttttgtcgatccaaagggagctaacaaagtgtgcaagctccagcgatgcatttatggactggtccaagcctctcggagttggaataaacattttgatagtgtgatcaaagcatatgattttatacagacttttggagaagcatgtatttacaagaaagtgagtgggagctctgtagcatttctaatattatatgtgggtgacatattgctgattggaaatgacatagaatttctggatagcataaaaggatacttgaataagagttttccaatgaaagacctcggagaagatgcttatatattgggcatcaagatctatagagatagatcaagacgcttaattggactttcacaaagcacatacattgataaagttttgaaaaagttcaaaatggatcaagcaaagaaagggttcttgcctgtgttacaacatctgaagttgagtaagactcaatgcccgaccactatagaagatagagagaaaatgataagtgttccctatgctccagccataggctctatcatgtatgcaatgttgtgtaccagacttgatgtgtgccttgctattagtttagcagggaggtaccaaagtaaatcaggagtggatcactggatagcagtcaagaacatcctgaaatacctgaaaggactaaggatatgtttctggtttatggaggtgacaaagagctcgtcgtaaatggttacgtcgatgcaggctttaacactgatccggacgattctaaatcgcaaaccggatacgtgtttatattgaacggtggagctgtcagttggtgcagttctaaacaaagcgtcgtggtgggatctacgtgtgaagcggagtacatagctgcttctgaagcagcaaatgaaggagtttggatgaaggagttgatatccgatctaggtgtcatacctagtgcatcgagtccaatgaaaatcttttgtgacaatactggtgcaattgccttggcaaaggaatccagatttcacaagagaaccaagcacatcaagagatgcttcaattccatccgggatcaagtccagatgggagacatagagatatgcaagatacatatggatctgaatgttgcagaaccattgactaagcctcttccacgagcaaaacatgatcagcaccaagactccatgggtgttagaatcattactgtgtaatctagattattgactctagtgcaagtgggagactgaaggaaatatgccctagaggcaataataaagttatcatttatttcctcatatcatgataaatgtgtattattcatgctagaattgtatgaaccagaaacataatacatgtgtgaatacatagacaaacatagtgtcactactatgcctctacttgactagctcgttggtcaaagatggttgagtttcctagccatagacatgagttgtcatttgattaacgggatcacatcattagtagaatgatgtgattgacttgacccattttgttagcttagcacttgatcgttttagtttactgctattgctttcttcatgacttatacatgttcctatgactatgagattatgcaactcccgattaccggaggaacactttgtgtgctaccaaatgtcacaacgtaaatgggtgattataaaggtgctctgcaggtgtctccgatggtacttgttgagttggcatagatcaagaataggatttgtcactccgattgtcggagaggtatctccggccctctcggtaatgcacatcactataagccttgcaagcaatgcaactaatgagctagttgcgggatgatgcattacggaacgaataaagagacttgccggtaacgagattgagctaggtattgagataccgacaatcgaatctcaggaaaataacataccgatgacaaagggaacaatgtatgttcttatgcggcttgaccgataaagatcttcgtagaatatgtaggaactaatatgagcatccaggtttcgccattggttattgaccggagatgtgtctcggtcatgtgtacatagttctcgaacccgtagggtccgcacgcttaaagttctgtgacgatcggtattatgagtttatatgttttgatgtaccgaaggtagttcagagtcccggatatgatcacggacatgacgagaagtctctaaatggccgagacataaagattgatatattggaagcctacatttggacatcggaagagttccgggtgaaatcaggatttactggagtgccagaggggttaccggaacccccgggggttaatgggccttgttgggccctagtggagagagagagaggggccggccagggcaggccgcgcgcccctccccctctggtccgaattggactaggaaggggtggggggcggcgcccccctttccctgtccttctcccccttcctttccccctcctagtaggagtaggaaagaggggagtcctactcctactaggaggaggactcctcctcctggcgcgccctacagggctggtcggcctccccccttgctcctttatatatgggggcaggggggcaccctagaatacaGAAGTTGATCATTGGTCTCTTccacccgtgtgcggtgccccctccaccataatccaccttggtcatactgtagcggtgcttaggcgaagccctgcgacggtagcttcatcaacatcgtcaccacgccgtcgtgctgaggaaactctccctcgagctctactagatcgtgagttcgcgggacatcaccgagctgaacgtgtgcttaacgcggaggtgttgtacgttcggtaccgaggatcggtcgaccgtgaagacgtacgagtacatcaaccgcgttgtcatcacgcttccgcttaatggtctacgagggtacgtggacgacactctcccctctcgttgctatgcatcaccatgatcttgcgtgtgcgtaggatttttttttggaattactacgttccccaacacttatcgATGGGTGGCAAATACTAATCGCAGACGTTTTTTGCGTCCACCGCTagtatttatttattgattttgaTATTTTTGTAATGTTAGGGGTTTAGTACTTTATGTTTAGGGTTGTGGTACCAATTTTTTCATACATTAAAGGAGCATCTTTGGAAGTTCCATGTAATAGTTTGGCACCTTTAGTGTTAATTTGCACTTGACGGAGGTAAATTCActtctatacctaataataaaagaAATAGATATTCTTAGTACATCATgctattttatagaaaaccccctGATTTTTCTGACATTAAACCTACAGTAgataacaatttttttaaaaatagtcAAATATTCTAAAGCGGAACTCCAATTCAACATGctatatatgaattttgattagaaaaatatgtagaatctgacTATGATGTAATTTTTTACCAGTTAATTTAAAAAAAATACTATGTATGATGCAATCTTAATCAATAATGCATTATCCGTCTTTCTTTCATACCGGTAGTGATTCGGATTGGGATGAACACCTCAACAAAATCAGGATTGGACATGGAATTAAAGATAAATTTGCTACAGACACACAATAAATAAGGACATGCATGACAACAAATAAAAGAAGGACCCAATAAAGATGAGATGTCcgctataaaagaaataaaagagaaaatcCAGAGGAGATCCGATAAAGATGAGATGTTGCGCTATTCTCCTATATATAAGAAAAAAGAAAGAGAGGACATGCATGGCAAAAAGTAAAAGGGAGGCATGCACGTCAAAAAAAACATGTTTGACAAGATATAAATAATTATGAAACAGGGACCAATAACTATGACATGTATGcaagaaatagtgatgaaataTGGACGCAGGTCTCTCTTTATAGCGTCCACAGGAGACCATACAAAAATGTTCTTTTCCGGACAAAAAAGACCTCTCTTTATGCTTGAAAAATCCTATATCTTTTTAACAactcttcatgtatttaagaaatatgGATGTGAAAAATTGTTCAAGAGTTACCCTAAGTTGGTGATGCTTAAACTGAAAACCGCCCTTGATGGACACGTCTCCGTAGTGTGCTAATTGTCATCGTCTGTTTTTGTCGTTTTCCTTACCGGCCCGTAACAATACTCCATTTCACACATAACATGAATGCATGATCACTTGCCCGTTTTTATACGAATTAAATCAATATGCAAGCCCTGTTGAAATAGAATACCTGTGGAATCTTCAACTATGCTTTTGTAGGCTAAGACCTTTTTTGTTTGGGCAGTAGCTACAAATTGTTGGATTATAGACCATTTTCTATAAATTAAGAGCATgtggtatttttttcttctgttgcaACACACGGGTCTTTTTGCTAGTAACAGCTTAAATATAGACAATATACCCAATAAATACTAAATTTTGACATGTCACATGTAATGTTATATGTTGAATGTGGAAACAGTTTCAAGGCCAACCGAGCAAATAACGCCCGCTTCCGCATGCAAACCTGGTCAGTTCATTCTCGAAACATTTCTTACTCGGAGATGATTTTGTTTGTAAGCAATCTACATGATTTTTGTGTGAAACACTAACACATTTGTATCACAACCGCTAGGGTTCATATCATGACACCATGCTAGGTTTTACGATTTTCGGGCTTCGTTTAAAATTTGTAGAATTAAAATGACAATAAGTATCATGTTGGTGCCCGAGGCCACTGTGTGCCTGGGACTAATTTTCTTTCCTTATATAAGGATTAACCATAAACCAAAGACCACCAATAAGATTTTTCAGCCCCATTTCTAGCGATTATGTCATGTACTTTAGTTCATACTCGAGTTATATCTTTAAATGCCTACAAATGCATTTTATGATTTTTATATAGCAAACGGACCCCAAAAATGCTAAATTTTGATATAATACAAATGATAGTGTGTGATGATTGCGCAAAAAAGTTTAAAACCAATCGGCAAAGCAGCGTCCGCTTCACATCCAAACTTGGGTTATTCCCACTTGAAGCCTAGTTTCAAGGTGAACCGAGGAAACAACAGTTTCTTCGCATGCAAGCATGGTATATTGCTTCTCGGAGCCTAGTTTCTTACTCGGAGATGGTTTTATTCAAGCAGTCTATGTGGCAACTTTTGTGAAACACTAACAATTTTTTAGTATTACATCCACTAGGATTCATatcatgatagcatgctaagttttaTGATTTTCAGGCTTGGTTTGATTTTTTTTCAGAATTAAAATGCCAATAAGCATAATTTTGGTGCCCACGTCCTGGCCACCTGGCAAATGTCATAATTTTTTTCTAAGTATGTGAACATTCTTTTTGGGATGTCAAGAACTTTTTTCTAAATGTTATCAACATTTATTTTTGAAGTTGTGCGGACATTCTTTTAAGACTATACGAAGAATTTTATGAATGCGCGATGAACGCCTTTAAAATATTAAATATATTATTTCCCATTCCAGAAAtgttaataataaaataaaaagaaaaagaaaaagaaaggcagtGTGCCTCCTAGCGTTGGGTCGGTTGAGGCGAATGCACGGTTGCTCTCGCTGCGAGCGAAGTTTAGCCGCACTCCCTATATGCATCCTTAAGCGACAACTACCGGGGAAACGCTTAAAGGAAAAAACAATGGGCCGCCCCCTAGCACAACCTACTAACATATATTCCCTTCCTCCTTGAAAGAGTGTATTTctaactttgttggagggtcaaactatctcaaaaTTTGACCGAGTTCGTGCAAAAATATGCTTATGAAACCAAATAGATATAggacaaaaatatattttatcatgaatctaatactactaatttgatggcataaatgttggtctATTATTATATAAGTACGAGCAaacataaaaaagtttgactttccaacaaagttgaaagtacactctttcaaggacggAGGGGGTACATGTTCCTCCTTTTTCCTTTGTAATAATCTCAAGATTTATATTATTTTGAAATAATCTTCTATATCAGTTTTACATGTAAAATTTTGTAGTGCAAATAAAATGCACATGTACAAAAAATGCTCCTATATTTGAAGAGGATGTATTTTTAGATATTCAAAAACATTATTTATGGCATTGAATTGTGACAGAAAGTAATTTTGTTTATATGAAACAAAATGGTTAGCCACTTAGAACAAAATCTATAAAATCGTTGAACGAAACACAAAAAATGTGGGGTAACAAAAATATATTGCATAATAAGAAAAAGAAGCAACAAAAGGAAAACAAATAGCCCTATTTGTTTTTTCACACGAGCGGAACGACGTAAGCTAGGTTTATACAGCCGAACCCCATGGCCTAGATCAAAATCCCGAAACACCTAAAATAGGAGTTGTAATGAAATATACGATAATTAAAATGATTTTAATGCTCCTAAAAATGATTCTAATAATACTTATAATTAGGGATATGGAGTATTTTGTTTTTTGTATTATTCACACCGAACCGATTAATGGGCGGAGCTACGCTAAATTTGctgtttgttgcactttatttatatTTTATGAGAAAaaagttacttgtataattttttgCTGGAACAATTGATTTTTTTAGGGGATTGGAACAATTACATGTGTATACTATAATTTTGAATTTGATGATTGTGATGGCAGGCCTTGAGACGGGACCAGGCGAATTCGGCAAAATATGGTGTCCATCCCTCGTCCCTTCCCAGCACGCCCAGTTtatcttcctcaaaaaaaaaaaagcacGCCCAGTTTATTACGTGCTGCATTCTCTCGGTTCCCAAAAGTGAACATCTTCTGCACCACGATAGTACGATTCCACGGTTCAATCCATGCCCGTGACACCGAGAGCCTGGAACGCACACACTCCGGGCACGTTGCGGTCGCTCACAAGCAAATCCAATCCCGTCCCTTGATCACGAGAAGGGAAACCCCGTCCCTTGATCACGAGAAGGGAAACCCCCTCCCATCAACCCGGACCCGAGCGAATCATACAAGCGTACCGCCATGGCGTGGCGCGGCCGTTGAGCTCGTCGCCATGCTGCGCCGAACCGCCTGAGACCGATACAATTCATGCCCACATGCACGCCAGCTGGCCAGAGACCCGTAGCGCCTTCACGCTAGCCTCCTCTGCTCCGCCCTGCATGCATTTACCATTCCAAGCCTCCAATGGCCAGACACATTGCAGCAAAAGGAGAGAGTGAGCTCACGCACGCCGGTGCACACATGGCGCCGGCCCAGGCCATCGATGGCTTTCGGAGTTTCGCTAGTAAATGCATGCCACACTAATGCAGAGGAGACAGCCTCGTGCAACGGAGCAATTAGTAAGTAAAACGCCAGGCCGCCAGCCACGGCGCAGTAAGCGCGTCCCGCCATCTGCAGACCGACGCCCGCACGACGGGAGGACGCAATGCAAAGTGGCCATGGAAAGTAGCTTCGCCTTCGCCCAGGGTCACAAGCCACGACCCACAAGGCACCAAAGTGACACGCTGGGTCTACACCGGCCGATCTCCGTCCGCACAAGCCAACTGGAGCGCCCAGCGCCCGTCCACACGTACGTACTACTGTACTACGTGCTCCAAAACCCTCCCACCATACCAACAGTTGGCATTAATGGGCTACGCCCGTGACGAAACGTACGTCTGATTGATGAACAACGTCCGAAACCCTCCTGGCTACGTAGTACCGACGGCCGTTTGTCGGTCTATAGTAACATAAATAACTGGCGCCCGCCTTGATTAACCACGCGCCGGTTACGACGATGGCTGGGCGTGAGTGACGGTCGACGgggaggatggatggatggataggtcCGCGCACTTAAGCACTAGGCGCCGGCCGGATGGTTACGGGCCACCACTAGTAATGGCTCGCGCGCGAGTGTGCCGTGCCGCCCCACTACGGGAGGGAACGCCACCCAGCGCATGCTCCGCATTGACCCGAGCCACGCACGCCATCCGTCGCTTCCCGCACAAGGAGCTCGCGCACCATCGACCACCCGGTGCGCGCTGCCCACCGTGCCCGCCGCGTCGACCggtgcgtgcgtgcgcgcgtgcgtgcgtgcatgtatATATATgagcgtgcgtgcgtgcgcgccCCGGGCCACTGCACTCACACCGCACCGGGAGTACCGCGGCACAGTGCGGGTCACTCGCGGCCGCGCGCACTGTCCCCCCTCCCTCCGCGCTCCGTGCTCTAGCATGGCCGCGCGAGCTCtgctcgtctccctcctcctcgcgctctgCTCGGCTCTCGGGGAGGGGGTCTCGGCATTGCGCGGCCGCGGCAACGGCGACGCGGTCAAGTTCGACTTCACGCCCTTCCTCATCCAGTACGAGAGCGGGCGGGTGCAGCGGCTGATGGGCACCAGCGTGGTGCCGCCGTCCGTGGACGCGCGCACCGGCGTCGCCTCCACCGACGTCGTCGTCGACCAGGGCACGGGCCTCGCCGTCAGGCTCTACCGCCCGAGCAGCCGCCGCGGCAGGCTACCCGTGCTCCTCTACTTCCACGGCGGCGCGTTCGTCGTCGAGTCGGCCTTCGGCCCCGTGTACCACAACTACCTCAACGCGCTGGCGGCCAGGGCGGGCGTCATCGCGGTGTCGGTGAACTACCGCCTGGCGCCGGAGCACACGCTCCCGGCCGCCTACGACGACTCGTGGACGGCGCTCCAGTGGGTGCTCTCCAACGCCCGCAACGGCTCCGGCTACGGCCCGTCCTGGCTCCACAAGCACGGCGACATGTCCCGGCTGTTCGTGGGCGGGGACAGCGCCGGCGGCAACATCGCGCACAACCTGGCAATGCGCGCGGGGCAGCAGGACGACGGCAGAGGGCGGATCAAGGGCGTGGCGCTGCTGGACCCGTACTTCCTGGGCGGGCACGCGAGCCCGTGGGCGGAGCGGGCGTGGGGGTTCATCTGCGCGGGGCGGTACGGGACGGAGCACCCGTACGTGGACCCGATGGCGCTGCCGGCGGACGCGTGgcggcggctcggcgccgcgcgcgTGCTGGTGACCAGGTCGGGGCAGGACCGGCTGGGGCCGTGGCAGGGCGCGTACGTGGACGCGCTCCGGGGCAGCGGCTGGGGCGGGCAGGCGCGGCTGTACGAGACGCCCGGCGAGGCGCACTGCTACTTCCTCAACAACCTCCAGTCGCCCAAGGCCGCCGCGCATATGGCCACCGTCGCGGAGTTCGTCACTCACTCCTAGCTACTCATTTGTCTGGTCTGGCAGCGCGGTGATCAGACCAGTGGTAGTGTGAGATACTAGAGAATAAGCGTAGAGTGAGAATGTGTGTTGCTGTTAGTACCTCTGTTTTCGTTTCTTCTTGGAAGCAGATCGGCTTGTTCGTAACAGCAGGGACAGATGGCTTTGTCCACCGCGGCCGGAGAGTGCACGTGTGCCGTGAACTCCGGCGGCCCCTTGAACTTTGGAACGGATAAGTATGAATGGACGGAAGAGGGGCTCGGTCGATCTTCGACGTGATCGAGGTTTATAAAGGCGCAGGTTCTATGGAGCTAGCGTGAGAGCACAACGTCAAACGTGTGGTGACCATGCAACCATACGACATGTCATCAATCAATCGTTATGAGCCTACGATATGTTGCAACGCCGCCAGACCCATGCCCCGGAATTGAAGAGGAACACAATTCAAGACTTTGATGGCATGCAATGGCAATTTGGGCAATCACGTACACAACGGCTTATTTACGCGAGCATAGCTATAGAGGAGGCATGGGGTTTATAGGTTCACTagtcgagcaggaggaggatgacTGTGGTGCGACTTCGTGTCGGATCTAGACGGCTTCCTCCTAGAATTCCGGCCGGGCTCCCTTCTGTGGCGAGGAGGACGCCTGATTTTGTACGACGCCGACGATCGGGCGGTGGATACACGAGGTTGGCGCGATGATGAGGGGTTCAGGGCTGGGCAGGTGGTTAAATTCCCCTAGCCAGAGTGGCGTCGCCTCCGTAGGCGGGTGGGCACGTCGCGAAACCCGAGGTGAGTAATGGCGACAGGGGGCTGGAGAAGATACTTAATCCGCCTCTCATCCCGACCCCTTGCATTTCTCCCTCATGTCCCACCTCCACCTCGACCTGCTCTCCCCCGACGCATCGAGACCTAGGGTTTGATGACAACGCGGGAGCAGCAGATGACAACGCTCGCCGGCAAcgatgagtctttgcttgttttgcttggagcgtcttgtattatatgcgTCTTTACttattttgctttttagtttgtcacaattatTCTTGTTGGACACACATGTTTGAgaaagccaaaattatgctatgatttgataggattgctctatgtgcttcacttaaattttttgagctatgaaattgctctagtgcttcacttatatccttttg encodes the following:
- the LOC123105176 gene encoding probable carboxylesterase 2 translates to MLRIDPSHARHPSLPAQGARAPSTTRCALPTVPAASTGACVRACVRACIYMSVRACAPRATALTPHREYRGTVRVTRGRAHCPPSLRAPCSSMAARALLVSLLLALCSALGEGVSALRGRGNGDAVKFDFTPFLIQYESGRVQRLMGTSVVPPSVDARTGVASTDVVVDQGTGLAVRLYRPSSRRGRLPVLLYFHGGAFVVESAFGPVYHNYLNALAARAGVIAVSVNYRLAPEHTLPAAYDDSWTALQWVLSNARNGSGYGPSWLHKHGDMSRLFVGGDSAGGNIAHNLAMRAGQQDDGRGRIKGVALLDPYFLGGHASPWAERAWGFICAGRYGTEHPYVDPMALPADAWRRLGAARVLVTRSGQDRLGPWQGAYVDALRGSGWGGQARLYETPGEAHCYFLNNLQSPKAAAHMATVAEFVTHS